In a genomic window of Mycosarcoma maydis chromosome 5, whole genome shotgun sequence:
- a CDS encoding putative glucokinase gives MPAVPSVSRQQAVEAIRDQFTLDKPLLESLVARFQELYNYGLANHGAEMQMIPSFVTGVPTGSEKGTYLALDLGGTNLRVCEVALDGKGTFAIKQEKYKVSDQLKQGPVRDLFDYMATSVDNFLTDFGTSSTEDVLHLGFTFSFPVEQTAIDSGHLIHWTKGFNCPDAPGKDVVQLLQEALDRKHIKVKCSALVNDTVGALLAHAYASNGALISAIFGTGTNGAYLEHISKIKKLKTAHGSVSHMVINTEWGGFDDDRKALPVTIYDNQVDRESIRPRNHIFEKMISGMYLGEVARCVLLHLVDQLVLFQGFSSKLFNTQYAFDTAYMSAIEADTQDAASPTSATRKVLVQTMQIKDEYVSAEDVETVRTICNIVGTRAARLSAVAIAATMVQTGNVQGTGLNDDGVKVGMDGSVIEYYPYFEERMRGALRELIGEQGEKRVKIGLAKDGSGVGAALGALQAAKQAASGHRVET, from the exons ATGCCAGCTGTTCCGTCCGTTTCGCGACAGCAAGCCGTCGAGGCGATCCGAGATCAGTTCACACTCGACAAGCCtttgctcgagtcgctcgtCGCGCGTTTTCAGGAGCTTTACAATTATGGCCTCGCCAATCATGGAGCCGAGATGCAAATGATCCCATCCTTCGTCACTGGTGTTCCTACCGGCTCGGAAAAGGGTACCTACCTTGCTCTTGACCTTGGAGGAACCAATCTACGTGTTTGCGAAGTGGCTCTCGACGGCAAGGGCACGTTTGCCATAAAGCAAGAAAAGTACAAGGTCTCTGACCAGCTCAAACAGGGCCCTGTTCGTGATCTCTTTGATTACATGGCCACCAGTGTCGACAATTTCTTGACCGACTTTGgcacctcgtccaccgaAGATGTGCTTCACCTCGGCTTCACTTTCAGTTTCCCCGTCGAGCAGACGGCCATCGACAGTGGTCACCTCATTCACTGGACCAAGGGCTTCAATTGCCCGGATGCTCCTGGCAAAGATGTCGTCCAACTGTTGCAGGAAGCGCTCGATCGTAAGCACATCAAGGTCAAGTGCAGCGCTCTCGTTAATGACACGGTCGGggcgcttcttgctcacGCCTACGCTTCCAACGGGGCGCTCATCAGCGCCATCTTTGGAACCGGTACCAACGGCGCTTACCTCGAGCACATTTCGAAaatcaagaagctcaagacgGCTCATGGCTCGGTTTCGCACATGGTCATCAACACGGAATGGGGAGGtttcgacgacgatcgcAAGGCGCTACCGGTCACCATCTACGACAACCAGGTCGATCGCGAATCCATTCGACCAAGGAACCACATTTTCGAGAAAATGATCAGCGGCATGTACCTCGGCGAAGTAGCACGCTGCGTTttgctccacctcgtcgatcagCTCGTGCTCTTCCAAGGCTTTTCATCCAAGTTGTTCAACACGCAATATGCTTTTGACACAGCCTACATGTCGGCTATCGAGGCGGATACCCAAGACGCCGCTTCGCCCACCAGCGCAACACGCAAAGTGCTGGtgcagacgatgcagatcAAGGACGAATACGTGTCTGCTGAAGATGTCGAGACGGTACGCACCATTTGCAACATCGTCGGCACACGTGCAGCGAGATTGAGTGCTGTGGCAATTGCAGCTACCATGGTGCAGACGGGCAACGTGCAGGGCACAGGCTTGAACGATGACGGTGTCAAGGTCGGTATGGACGGAAGTGTAATCGAGTACTACCCAT ACTTTGAGGAGCGCATGCGCGGAGCTTTGCGCGAGCTCATTGGCGAACAAGGCGAAAAGCGTGTCAAGATCGGTCTGGCCAAGGACGGAAGTGGTGTAGGTGCTGCGTTGGGCGCACTTCAAGCTGCTAAGCAGGCCGCCAGCGGTCATCGTGTCGA AACCTGA